In a single window of the Fibrobacter sp. UWB15 genome:
- a CDS encoding inorganic diphosphatase, with the protein MAINYLDLPIGRKYPFEVDCVVEIGKDTNLKYEYDERLHVFRLDRCLLSSMSYPCTYGFIPSTKADDGDAIDMLIYSPASMMTGTVCTCRVIGALDMTDGGRKDYKVLGVPVFNPRPIKDITDVDQMFLRITRNFFQNYKELEGKDVQIGEWQNAAFAREKVIAAHKAYFQMQVQVPETCYQEPESVDHLPPDELI; encoded by the coding sequence ATGGCAATTAACTATCTGGATCTTCCGATTGGTCGCAAGTACCCGTTTGAAGTGGACTGCGTCGTGGAAATCGGCAAGGACACTAACCTCAAGTACGAATATGATGAACGCCTGCATGTGTTCCGCCTGGACCGCTGCTTGCTCAGTTCCATGAGCTATCCCTGTACTTATGGCTTTATCCCGAGTACCAAGGCTGACGATGGCGACGCTATCGATATGCTGATTTATAGCCCGGCTTCGATGATGACGGGGACGGTTTGCACCTGCCGCGTGATTGGTGCGCTTGACATGACCGACGGCGGTCGCAAGGACTATAAGGTCTTGGGCGTGCCCGTGTTCAATCCGCGCCCGATCAAGGACATTACCGATGTGGACCAGATGTTTCTGCGCATTACGCGTAACTTCTTCCAGAACTACAAGGAACTGGAAGGCAAGGACGTTCAGATTGGCGAATGGCAGAATGCCGCCTTTGCCCGTGAAAAGGTGATTGCCGCACACAAGGCCTACTTCCAGATGCAGGTTCAGGTACCTGAAACTTGCTACCAGGAACCGGAAAGTGTCGACCACTTGCCGCCAGACGAACTGATTTAA
- a CDS encoding BamA/TamA family outer membrane protein, producing MKRCLFTCAVTALFSGAAFADVAACPDGTVISSIQYEGLEHTKKRVVDRELLNKAGETFSAEKFELEKRRLQDLDLFTSVSARCDGGTLTYSFVEIFRWIPAPAGKTTDRDGLMLGVALANLNVLGEDIRAEVQYRTALDPLFDKNEYAVYVSSPYLFGLPLGWNFEFLVTDSYDDIHDFEEKSILVDLDLDYKILPHLSLLWTAAGRDLQDAAFLPELGMGFAFDYRDSKLDTRKGVYFEYMLTHVGEGDDSDSNCLVEEDSSCKGMGGENFWELLTDARAYYTVSRFVTGATALVRYRPGDVEFYDYFSHGGVNSYRGRYADGERLGVHEALLNLEERFILLDRQPASIAGVNFFYGLQLVAGFDGSLLWDSGRPGWENYEGAVYGGVHLVVPAVDRLRFEVGYSPDRGKPKFFFGMIEKVSTSRWRSR from the coding sequence TTGAAACGATGTCTTTTTACATGTGCTGTAACGGCGCTTTTTTCGGGCGCAGCCTTTGCTGATGTTGCGGCTTGTCCTGATGGTACGGTCATTTCGTCTATTCAGTACGAAGGACTGGAGCATACCAAGAAACGCGTGGTGGATCGCGAACTGTTGAATAAGGCGGGGGAGACGTTCTCTGCCGAAAAGTTTGAACTTGAAAAGCGCCGCCTGCAAGACCTGGACTTGTTTACGAGTGTCTCGGCTAGGTGTGATGGCGGAACTCTGACATACTCGTTCGTGGAAATCTTCCGTTGGATTCCCGCTCCGGCAGGTAAAACGACTGACCGCGACGGCCTGATGCTTGGCGTTGCGCTTGCGAACCTGAATGTGCTTGGCGAAGATATCCGTGCCGAGGTCCAGTATCGTACGGCCCTGGATCCGCTTTTCGACAAGAATGAATATGCGGTTTATGTCAGTTCGCCTTATTTGTTCGGGCTCCCGCTCGGCTGGAATTTTGAATTCCTCGTGACCGACAGTTACGACGATATTCACGATTTTGAAGAAAAGAGCATCTTGGTGGATCTTGATTTGGACTACAAGATTTTACCGCACCTTTCGCTTTTGTGGACTGCGGCTGGCCGCGACTTGCAAGATGCCGCCTTCTTGCCGGAACTGGGGATGGGATTTGCCTTTGATTACCGCGACTCTAAGTTGGATACCCGCAAGGGAGTTTACTTTGAATACATGCTTACTCACGTAGGCGAAGGCGACGATAGCGATTCCAATTGCCTTGTTGAGGAAGATTCTAGCTGCAAGGGGATGGGGGGCGAAAACTTCTGGGAGCTCCTGACGGATGCCCGAGCCTATTATACGGTGAGTCGCTTTGTGACGGGGGCGACGGCGCTGGTGCGCTACCGCCCGGGTGATGTGGAATTCTATGATTATTTTTCGCATGGTGGCGTGAATAGTTATCGAGGCCGTTATGCCGATGGCGAACGCTTGGGCGTGCATGAGGCTTTGCTCAACTTGGAAGAACGCTTTATCTTGCTAGACCGTCAGCCGGCGAGTATCGCGGGCGTGAATTTCTTCTATGGTCTGCAACTGGTGGCTGGCTTTGACGGTAGCCTGTTGTGGGATTCTGGCCGCCCTGGTTGGGAAAATTACGAAGGAGCCGTTTACGGCGGCGTTCATCTAGTGGTGCCTGCGGTAGACCGCTTGCGTTTCGAGGTGGGGTATAGTCCCGATAGGGGGAAACCCAAGTTCTTCTTTGGCATGATTGAAAAGGTTTCGACATCTCGCTGGCGCAGTAGATGA